The Desmonostoc muscorum LEGE 12446 genome includes a region encoding these proteins:
- a CDS encoding low-complexity tail membrane protein codes for MASFRSEPILWIHVAGLATLPVFSILCLLFLSVGEPFLPVWAELFLVAAIGVLPLLWMQLRRPFYIFGLLGIALKPENLTERQRKILCLTNTKLNRVLALVTAVLSVWALWHIYQIAPLVANTAKFLPQWRSLGLILAALAFLASNLFLQIPVSAMRVLVTNDTEFAAIEPLSLEKIKQDFTILGVRVNQMLPRLFESVFARNIDSQQPPE; via the coding sequence ATGGCTTCATTTCGCTCTGAACCAATTTTGTGGATTCACGTCGCTGGATTAGCGACGTTGCCTGTTTTCTCAATACTCTGCTTATTGTTCCTGTCCGTGGGCGAGCCGTTTTTGCCCGTCTGGGCGGAACTATTCTTAGTAGCCGCCATTGGTGTTTTGCCGTTGCTATGGATGCAGTTGCGTCGCCCTTTTTACATCTTTGGTCTTTTGGGAATAGCTCTAAAGCCAGAAAATTTGACTGAGCGGCAGCGAAAAATTCTTTGTTTAACTAATACAAAGTTAAATCGTGTCCTAGCCCTAGTGACAGCAGTATTGTCGGTTTGGGCGCTGTGGCATATCTATCAAATTGCCCCGTTAGTAGCAAATACAGCTAAGTTTTTACCACAATGGCGCAGCCTCGGTCTAATACTTGCGGCCTTAGCCTTTTTAGCAAGTAATCTATTTTTACAAATTCCCGTTAGTGCCATGCGAGTTTTAGTGACTAATGACACAGAATTTGCTGCCATAGAACCGTTATCTTTAGAAAAGATTAAACAAGATTTTACAATTTTAGGCGTGCGGGTTAATCAAATGTTGCCCCGGTTATTTGAATCTGTATTCGCAAGAAACATAGATTCGCAGCAGCCCCCAGAGTAA